One window of Candidatus Mycobacterium wuenschmannii genomic DNA carries:
- a CDS encoding cytochrome P450, with protein MTLAEVDFTDLDNFASGFPHDLFAIHRRDAPVYWHHPTEHTPDGEGFWSVASYAETLAVLKDPVTFSSVTGGGRAFGGTLLQDLSIAGQVLNMMDDPRHSQIRRLVSSGLTPRMIGLVEDDLRARTRRLLDAVVPGEPFDFLVDIAAELPMQMICILLGVPESERHWLFEAIEPQFDFGGSRTASLSELTAEEAGSRMYTYGQELIAAKRAQPTDDMLSVVANADTADGPEMSDLELYLFFSLLFSAGAETTRNAVAGGLLALAQHPDQLGSLRGDLDALPVAVEEMVRWTSPSPSKRRTATRDVTLGGVPIEAGQKVQIWEGSANRDATVFDGADEFDVTRKPNPHLGFGQGVHYCLGANLARLELRVLFEELLARFADVRVVRDVEWTRSNRHTGIRHLVVELR; from the coding sequence GTGACGCTCGCGGAGGTCGACTTCACCGATCTGGACAACTTCGCCAGCGGCTTCCCCCACGACCTCTTCGCGATCCACCGCCGTGACGCACCGGTGTACTGGCACCACCCGACCGAGCACACCCCCGACGGGGAGGGCTTCTGGTCGGTCGCCTCATACGCGGAAACACTTGCGGTGCTGAAGGATCCGGTGACGTTCTCGTCGGTCACCGGCGGCGGCCGGGCCTTCGGCGGGACGCTGTTGCAGGACCTGTCGATCGCCGGCCAGGTGCTCAACATGATGGACGACCCGCGGCATTCGCAGATCCGGCGGCTGGTCAGCTCGGGGCTGACACCGCGGATGATCGGCCTCGTCGAAGACGATCTGCGGGCCCGGACCCGGCGCTTGCTGGACGCGGTGGTGCCCGGCGAGCCGTTCGACTTCCTGGTCGACATCGCCGCCGAATTGCCGATGCAGATGATCTGCATACTGCTGGGAGTGCCTGAATCCGAACGTCATTGGCTGTTCGAGGCAATCGAGCCGCAGTTCGACTTCGGCGGATCGCGCACGGCCTCACTGTCGGAGTTGACGGCCGAAGAGGCCGGGTCGCGGATGTACACCTACGGGCAGGAGCTGATCGCCGCGAAGCGCGCGCAGCCGACCGACGACATGTTGTCGGTGGTCGCCAACGCCGATACCGCCGACGGACCGGAGATGTCCGACCTCGAGCTGTACCTGTTCTTCAGCCTGCTGTTCAGCGCCGGCGCCGAGACCACCCGCAACGCTGTCGCGGGCGGGTTGCTGGCATTGGCCCAGCATCCAGACCAATTAGGTTCTCTGCGTGGCGATTTGGACGCGCTGCCGGTCGCGGTCGAGGAGATGGTCCGGTGGACATCGCCGTCACCGTCGAAGCGGCGCACCGCCACCCGCGACGTCACGCTCGGCGGCGTGCCCATCGAGGCGGGCCAGAAGGTGCAGATCTGGGAGGGGTCGGCCAATCGTGACGCGACGGTGTTCGACGGCGCCGACGAATTCGATGTCACGCGAAAACCGAATCCGCACTTGGGTTTCGGTCAGGGTGTGCACTACTGCCTGGGCGCCAACCTGGCCCGGCTGGAACTGCGGGTGCTGTTCGAGGAACTGCTGGCCCGTTTCGCCGACGTCCGGGTGGTGCGCGACGTCGAATGGACCCGCAGCAACCGGCACACGGGCATCCGCCACCTCGTTGTCGAGCTGCGCTAG
- the purB gene encoding adenylosuccinate lyase, translated as MTIPNVLANRYASAEMVAIWSPEAKIVAERRLWLAVLRAQSELGVEVPAGAITDYERVLDDVDLPSIAARERVTRHDVKARIEEFNALAGHEHVHKGMTSRDLTENVEQLQVRRSLELVFAHGVAVVARMAERAASYRDLVMAGRSHNVAAQATTLGKRFASAAQETLVALTRLRELIDRYPLRGIKGPMGTAQDMLDLLGGDAAKLAQLERLIADFLGFTTVLTSVGQVYPRSLDHDVVSALVQLGAGPSSLAHTIRLMAGHDLVTEGFAQGQVGSSAMPHKMNTRSCERVNGLQVILRGYGSMAAELAGAQWNEGDVFCSVVRRVTLPDSFFAVDGQIETMLTVLDEFGAYPAVIQRELDRYLPFLATTKVLMAAVRAGVGRETAHEVIKEHAVAAALAMREQGVEPDLPGRLAGDSRLPLDRNAIDAALADRESFIGAAGDQVDAVIAEVDALVARYPDAAKYTPGAIL; from the coding sequence GTGACAATCCCGAACGTCCTGGCCAATCGCTACGCCAGCGCCGAGATGGTGGCGATCTGGTCGCCGGAGGCCAAGATCGTGGCCGAGCGACGACTGTGGCTGGCGGTGTTGCGTGCCCAGTCAGAGCTGGGCGTCGAGGTGCCGGCCGGCGCGATCACCGACTATGAGCGGGTGCTCGACGACGTCGACCTGCCCTCGATCGCCGCCCGCGAGCGCGTGACGCGGCACGACGTGAAGGCCCGCATCGAAGAGTTCAACGCCCTCGCCGGCCACGAGCACGTACACAAGGGCATGACCAGCCGCGACCTGACCGAGAACGTCGAGCAGCTGCAGGTGCGCCGGTCGCTGGAGTTGGTGTTCGCGCACGGGGTGGCCGTCGTGGCCCGGATGGCCGAGCGCGCCGCGAGCTACCGCGATCTGGTGATGGCAGGCCGCAGCCACAACGTTGCCGCGCAGGCGACCACCCTTGGTAAGCGGTTCGCTTCGGCCGCGCAGGAGACGCTGGTCGCGCTGACCCGGCTGCGTGAACTGATCGACCGTTACCCGCTGCGCGGCATCAAGGGCCCGATGGGCACCGCGCAGGACATGCTCGATCTGCTCGGTGGCGACGCGGCCAAACTCGCCCAATTGGAACGTCTGATCGCTGATTTCTTGGGCTTTACAACAGTTTTGACCAGCGTCGGCCAGGTCTACCCGCGCTCGCTGGACCACGACGTGGTGTCGGCCCTGGTGCAGTTGGGCGCCGGACCGTCGTCGCTGGCGCACACCATCCGGCTGATGGCCGGCCACGACCTCGTCACCGAGGGCTTCGCCCAGGGCCAGGTCGGCTCGTCGGCCATGCCGCACAAGATGAACACCCGCAGCTGCGAGCGGGTCAACGGGCTGCAGGTGATACTGCGCGGTTACGGGTCGATGGCCGCCGAACTGGCCGGCGCGCAGTGGAACGAGGGCGATGTCTTCTGCTCGGTGGTGCGTCGAGTCACGTTGCCGGACAGCTTCTTTGCCGTTGACGGTCAGATCGAGACGATGCTGACCGTGCTCGACGAGTTCGGCGCCTACCCTGCGGTGATCCAGCGCGAGTTGGACCGCTACCTGCCGTTCCTGGCCACCACCAAGGTGTTGATGGCCGCGGTGCGGGCCGGGGTGGGCCGCGAGACGGCGCACGAGGTGATCAAGGAGCATGCGGTCGCCGCGGCGCTGGCCATGCGCGAGCAGGGCGTCGAGCCGGATCTGCCGGGCCGGCTGGCCGGCGATTCGCGATTGCCGTTGGACCGCAACGCGATCGACGCCGCACTGGCCGATCGTGAATCGTTCATCGGCGCGGCCGGGGACCAGGTGGATGCCGTGATCGCGGAGGTCGACGCGCTGGTCGCCCGTTACCCCGATGCAGCGAAGTACACGCCGGGCGCCATCCTGTGA
- a CDS encoding DUF429 domain-containing protein, protein MHFVGLDLAWGEKNNTGVAVVDADGRLLHVGSAHDDESIEAAIEPYVSGDCLVAIDAPLIVPNLTGARPCETALNRDFHTFDAGARPAFANNPAFKHPRGARIAAALTLDMDPTSSSSRRAIEVYPHPASIVLFGLDKTLKYKRGSVETRRPELLRLMTLIEALDNETPRLRVNHNMSWVELRKRVEAATRPVQLDRDEDPVDAVLCAYVALYSYHRPEDVTVYGDYPTGYIVTPTLPPDAAPTRRRRPAPAVDREDLSARVAQVAALLDEAQRGLAEIRRQLDG, encoded by the coding sequence ATGCACTTTGTCGGGCTCGACCTCGCCTGGGGCGAGAAGAACAACACCGGCGTCGCCGTCGTCGACGCGGACGGCCGGTTGCTGCACGTCGGCTCCGCCCACGACGACGAGAGCATCGAGGCGGCGATCGAGCCCTACGTCAGCGGCGACTGCCTGGTCGCCATCGACGCACCGCTGATCGTCCCCAACCTGACCGGTGCTCGCCCCTGCGAAACAGCGCTCAATCGTGACTTCCACACATTCGATGCGGGGGCGCGCCCGGCCTTCGCGAACAACCCCGCGTTCAAACATCCTCGCGGTGCCCGGATCGCAGCCGCGCTGACGCTCGACATGGACCCGACATCCAGTTCATCGCGGCGGGCGATCGAGGTCTATCCCCACCCGGCGAGCATCGTGTTGTTCGGTCTGGACAAAACCCTGAAATACAAGAGGGGTTCCGTCGAAACACGTCGTCCCGAACTACTGCGGTTGATGACGCTCATCGAGGCGCTGGACAACGAGACGCCCCGGCTGCGGGTGAACCACAATATGTCCTGGGTCGAACTGCGCAAACGGGTCGAGGCCGCGACCCGGCCGGTGCAACTCGACCGCGACGAGGATCCGGTCGACGCGGTGCTGTGCGCGTACGTCGCGCTGTATTCCTACCATCGCCCCGAGGATGTGACCGTCTACGGCGACTACCCCACCGGCTACATCGTCACCCCGACACTGCCGCCCGACGCGGCGCCGACGCGCCGCCGACGGCCCGCCCCCGCTGTGGATCGCGAGGACCTCAGCGCCCGCGTCGCGCAGGTGGCCGCGCTACTAGACGAAGCTCAGCGGGGTCTGGCGGAGATTCGCCGGCAGCTGGACGGCTAG
- a CDS encoding TetR/AcrR family transcriptional regulator — translation MVPKGAVTPKGERRRYALVSAAAELLCEGGFEAVRHRAVARRAGLPLASTTYYFSSLDDLIASAVAHIGMLEVAQLRAQVATLSRRRRSADKTADLLVELLVGSKSEPHLTENLISRYERHIACARLPGLREIQRRNMRQRVDAVADVIERSGRSVRTELVSALICTIDGAVVSALVDELQDPRAVARATVIDVIDAVAPIDRGPVRF, via the coding sequence ATCGTCCCCAAGGGGGCCGTCACGCCCAAGGGTGAACGCCGGCGCTACGCGTTGGTCAGCGCCGCGGCCGAGTTGCTGTGCGAAGGCGGGTTCGAGGCGGTCCGGCATCGCGCCGTCGCGCGCCGCGCAGGCCTGCCGTTGGCCTCGACCACCTACTACTTCTCCAGCCTCGACGACCTCATCGCCAGCGCCGTCGCACACATCGGAATGCTCGAAGTCGCGCAGTTGCGGGCCCAGGTGGCGACGCTGTCGCGGCGGCGTCGCAGCGCCGACAAGACGGCGGACCTGCTGGTCGAATTGCTGGTCGGCAGCAAGTCCGAACCGCACCTCACCGAGAATCTGATCTCCCGCTACGAACGGCACATCGCCTGCGCGCGACTGCCCGGGTTGCGGGAAATCCAGCGCCGCAACATGCGTCAGCGCGTCGACGCCGTCGCCGACGTGATCGAACGTTCCGGTCGTTCGGTGCGCACCGAACTCGTCTCCGCGTTGATCTGCACGATCGATGGCGCCGTGGTGTCGGCGTTGGTCGACGAACTGCAGGACCCACGGGCCGTCGCGCGCGCGACTGTGATTGATGTCATCGACGCGGTGGCGCCGATCGACCGAGGACCTGTGCGCTTTTGA
- a CDS encoding alpha/beta hydrolase-fold protein — translation MMTRMPEMSRRAVLRLGTGAAAGALGAFAVDRLLPGRPPAAPPVVMTGTGVPLAPPAPLDTPPAPTMVTGSFVSAARGGVSTNWAIARPPGQTKPLRPVIALHGKGSSAATVMEGGVEQGLAQAVAAGLPPFAVVAVDGGGSYWHRRASGEDSGAMVVNELIPLLAGQGLDTSRVGFLGWSMGGYGALLLGGRLGPGRTAAICAVSPALWMSSGAAAPGAFDGPDDFAANSVFGMPALASIPIRVDCGNSDPFYDATKQFVAQLPHPPAGGFSPGGHDGSFWSSQLPAELTWMAPLLTG, via the coding sequence ATGATGACCCGCATGCCGGAGATGAGTCGTCGCGCCGTGCTGCGCCTGGGCACGGGCGCGGCGGCCGGCGCGCTCGGCGCGTTCGCGGTGGACCGCCTGCTGCCCGGCCGGCCCCCGGCGGCGCCGCCCGTGGTGATGACCGGGACGGGTGTGCCGCTGGCGCCTCCCGCGCCCCTCGACACGCCGCCGGCGCCGACGATGGTCACCGGTTCGTTCGTCTCGGCTGCGCGCGGTGGCGTATCGACCAACTGGGCGATCGCCCGCCCGCCGGGCCAGACCAAACCGCTGCGACCGGTGATCGCGCTGCACGGCAAGGGCAGTAGCGCAGCCACCGTGATGGAGGGCGGCGTCGAACAGGGGTTGGCCCAGGCGGTGGCCGCGGGCTTGCCACCGTTCGCGGTCGTCGCAGTCGACGGCGGTGGAAGCTATTGGCACAGAAGGGCTTCCGGTGAGGACAGCGGCGCGATGGTGGTCAACGAGCTGATCCCGCTGCTGGCCGGCCAGGGGCTGGACACTTCCCGGGTGGGATTTCTCGGCTGGTCGATGGGCGGCTACGGCGCCCTGCTGCTCGGCGGCCGACTCGGACCCGGCCGGACCGCGGCGATCTGCGCGGTGAGCCCCGCGCTGTGGATGTCGTCGGGCGCGGCGGCCCCGGGCGCATTCGACGGACCCGACGACTTCGCGGCCAACTCGGTCTTCGGGATGCCCGCCCTGGCGTCGATCCCGATCCGGGTGGACTGCGGCAACAGCGACCCGTTCTACGACGCGACCAAACAGTTCGTCGCACAGTTGCCCCATCCACCTGCCGGGGGATTCTCCCCCGGTGGCCATGACGGGTCGTTCTGGAGTTCTCAGCTGCCCGCGGAACTGACCTGGATGGCCCCGCTGCTCACTGGTTAG
- a CDS encoding TetR/AcrR family transcriptional regulator: MARQAVADKRQRRERGSISVDEIIRGAFKVAGEASVDGLSMPLLAKHLDVGVTSIYWYFRKKDDLLDAMTDRAMGQYDFATPFVESRNWRDSLREHARKVRQTFRDNPILCDLILIRGTFGREATLAAYEKLEKVIATMVEAGLSPEDAFDTYASISVHTQGAAVLERLHAKSGGAESDQRRRDLAINPETMPLIAQLTQKGHHMGATNDINFEYGLNCILDHASRLIEDARS, from the coding sequence TTGGCGAGGCAGGCCGTCGCGGACAAGCGGCAACGGCGTGAACGCGGATCGATCAGCGTCGACGAGATCATCAGAGGTGCGTTCAAGGTGGCCGGTGAGGCCTCGGTCGACGGCTTGAGCATGCCATTGCTGGCGAAGCATCTCGACGTCGGCGTGACCAGCATCTACTGGTACTTCCGGAAGAAGGACGACTTACTGGATGCGATGACCGATCGCGCGATGGGCCAGTACGACTTCGCCACCCCCTTCGTGGAGAGCCGGAACTGGCGCGACTCGTTGCGCGAGCACGCACGCAAGGTGCGCCAGACCTTCCGCGACAACCCGATCCTGTGCGACCTGATCCTGATCCGAGGCACGTTCGGCCGCGAGGCCACCCTGGCGGCCTACGAGAAGCTGGAGAAGGTCATCGCCACGATGGTCGAGGCCGGCCTGTCGCCGGAGGACGCGTTCGACACCTACGCCAGTATCTCGGTGCACACCCAGGGGGCGGCAGTGTTGGAGCGGCTACACGCAAAGTCGGGCGGAGCCGAAAGTGACCAGCGCAGAAGGGATCTCGCGATCAATCCGGAAACCATGCCGCTGATCGCGCAGTTGACTCAGAAGGGCCACCACATGGGGGCCACCAACGACATCAACTTCGAGTACGGCCTGAACTGCATCCTCGATCACGCCAGCCGGTTGATCGAGGACGCAAGGTCCTAG
- a CDS encoding hypervirulence associated TUDOR domain-containing protein: protein MSEKKLSKGDKVEWQSHGSTAEGTVEEKITSDRTAAGRKVRASTDEPQYRVRSDKSGNDAVHKPDALKKKSAS from the coding sequence ATGAGTGAAAAGAAACTGAGTAAGGGCGACAAGGTCGAATGGCAGAGTCACGGCAGCACCGCCGAAGGCACCGTCGAGGAGAAGATCACGTCGGACCGAACCGCGGCGGGGCGTAAGGTTCGAGCGTCCACGGATGAGCCGCAGTATCGAGTTCGATCTGACAAGAGTGGCAACGATGCCGTTCACAAGCCGGATGCGTTGAAGAAAAAGTCTGCTTCATGA
- a CDS encoding NAD-dependent epimerase/dehydratase family protein encodes MSLRVAITGPTGEIGISTIDALESHPDVERIVGMARRPFDPDGQGWSKTEYRQGDILDRDAVEALVAEADVVVHLAFIIMGSREESARVNLAGTRNVFEATAAADRPRRLVYASSVAAYGYHDDNPLPITEEVPPRGSSEHYYSEQKAACESALSEITVGSPLEVFVLRPCIVAGPKAPLLADAMPWNQLPGPVRRITRSLPLPKPLLPDPGIPMQLVHHDDVAGAIALAVTTASAPAGAYNLAGDGVLSISDVAEALGARPVKIPQAAAAATSEVISRLPFVPSALEWLHAGRTSVVMDISKAKEKLRWQPKYSAAQTLSQLAGSLE; translated from the coding sequence ATGTCATTGCGCGTCGCCATCACCGGGCCAACTGGAGAGATCGGTATCTCGACAATCGATGCTCTCGAAAGCCATCCCGATGTCGAACGCATCGTCGGGATGGCGCGGCGCCCATTCGACCCGGACGGTCAGGGGTGGTCGAAGACCGAATACCGGCAGGGCGACATCCTCGATCGCGACGCCGTCGAAGCACTGGTCGCGGAGGCTGACGTGGTGGTGCATCTCGCGTTCATCATTATGGGCTCGCGGGAAGAGAGCGCGCGAGTGAACCTGGCAGGCACGCGCAATGTTTTCGAGGCAACGGCAGCGGCGGATCGCCCTCGGCGACTCGTGTACGCGTCATCGGTTGCCGCCTATGGCTACCACGATGACAACCCGTTGCCGATCACCGAGGAGGTGCCCCCGCGAGGCTCGTCCGAGCACTACTACTCAGAACAGAAGGCGGCGTGCGAGTCCGCATTGAGCGAGATCACCGTCGGCTCGCCACTCGAGGTATTCGTGCTCCGGCCGTGCATCGTCGCCGGGCCGAAGGCGCCCCTGCTCGCTGACGCAATGCCCTGGAACCAACTTCCTGGCCCGGTCCGTCGAATCACCCGTTCGCTGCCACTACCCAAACCCTTGTTACCCGACCCGGGAATCCCGATGCAGTTGGTTCACCACGACGACGTCGCCGGCGCGATCGCGTTGGCGGTCACCACGGCGTCCGCTCCAGCCGGGGCGTACAACCTCGCGGGCGACGGCGTGCTGTCGATTTCGGACGTCGCCGAGGCGCTCGGCGCACGGCCGGTCAAAATACCGCAAGCTGCGGCGGCGGCAACGTCGGAGGTGATCTCGCGACTGCCCTTTGTGCCGTCGGCACTGGAATGGCTGCACGCAGGACGGACGTCGGTCGTAATGGACATCAGCAAGGCCAAGGAAAAACTGCGGTGGCAACCGAAATATTCGGCAGCGCAGACACTTTCGCAACTAGCTGGCAGCCTCGAGTGA
- a CDS encoding thiolase family protein, producing the protein MPKPVIVSAVRTAIATSFKGSLVNTTPEFLATSILQEAVRRSGVEVADIDDVIFAESHYGGGDMARYAASASGMTSVPGQAVNRHCAGSLTAVGNAAAQISSGMEKVVVGGGVQSLSMTPLMNWRIPGPTLEFEERWIPPTHVETPDAPGRDMSITVGWNTAQAVGISREEMDAWAYRSHQRAVGAIDGGKFVDEILPLKIKGREDALIEFAVDEHPRRETSPEKLASLKVLHPEIEGFSITAGNSSGTNDAAAALTLADDGYASAHGLKVLGTVRAWAAAAVEPKDTGLGAVKVIGKVLDRAGLAPGDVALWEINEAFASVPIAACREYGLDEERVNFFGSGCSLGHPIAASGARMLTTLVHELGRRGGGIGVAAMCAGGGQGGAVVIEV; encoded by the coding sequence ATGCCCAAGCCCGTCATCGTCAGCGCAGTCCGAACCGCCATCGCGACGTCGTTCAAGGGATCACTGGTCAACACCACACCGGAGTTCCTGGCGACCTCGATCCTGCAGGAAGCGGTCCGTCGCTCGGGCGTCGAGGTCGCCGACATCGACGACGTGATCTTCGCCGAATCGCACTATGGCGGAGGCGATATGGCCCGCTACGCCGCGTCGGCCTCCGGGATGACGTCGGTGCCCGGGCAGGCCGTCAACCGCCACTGCGCGGGCAGCCTGACCGCAGTCGGAAACGCCGCGGCACAGATCAGTTCCGGTATGGAGAAGGTCGTCGTCGGCGGTGGCGTGCAGTCGTTGTCGATGACGCCGCTGATGAACTGGCGCATTCCCGGCCCGACGCTGGAGTTCGAGGAGCGCTGGATTCCACCGACCCACGTCGAGACCCCGGATGCCCCCGGTCGCGACATGTCGATCACCGTCGGGTGGAACACCGCGCAGGCCGTCGGGATCAGCCGCGAGGAGATGGACGCCTGGGCGTACCGCTCCCACCAGCGTGCGGTCGGGGCGATCGACGGCGGCAAGTTCGTCGACGAGATCCTTCCGCTGAAAATCAAGGGTCGCGAGGACGCACTGATCGAATTCGCCGTCGACGAGCACCCGCGCCGTGAGACCAGCCCGGAGAAGCTGGCCTCGCTGAAGGTGCTGCACCCCGAGATCGAGGGCTTCTCGATCACCGCAGGCAACAGCAGTGGCACCAACGATGCCGCCGCCGCGCTGACGCTGGCCGACGATGGCTATGCCTCCGCCCACGGGTTGAAGGTGCTTGGGACGGTCCGGGCCTGGGCCGCGGCCGCCGTCGAACCGAAGGACACCGGCCTGGGCGCGGTGAAGGTGATCGGCAAGGTGCTCGACCGCGCCGGTCTGGCACCGGGTGACGTCGCGCTGTGGGAGATCAACGAGGCCTTCGCGTCGGTGCCGATCGCCGCGTGCCGCGAGTACGGACTCGACGAAGAGCGGGTCAACTTCTTCGGTAGTGGCTGCAGCCTCGGCCACCCCATCGCGGCCAGCGGTGCGCGGATGCTGACCACGCTGGTGCACGAATTGGGCCGTCGCGGTGGCGGAATCGGTGTGGCGGCGATGTGCGCCGGCGGCGGCCAGGGCGGCGCCGTGGTGATCGAGGTCTAG
- a CDS encoding gamma-glutamyltransferase family protein — MQPFGWDLPYAWPRKPVLAGNVVCTSQPLAAQAGLRMLADGGGAVDAAIATAIALAVVEPVSNGIGSDAFAIVWDGRKLHGLNASGRSPAAWTPEYFGAAGVPPFGWNSVTVPGAVSAWVELHAKFGKLPFERLFDPAVSYARNGFLLSPTIAQQWAAQVPLFEGQPGFAESFLPGGRAPHAGELVKLPGHAATLESIADTRGETFYRGELAEKLEAHSTANGGAMRVADLSAHHADWVDVISGQYRGYTVHEIPPNGQGIVALIALGILEHFEMDSLPVDSAESVHLQIEAVKLAFADAQAYVSDIDTMPLRPDDLLDPGYLRERAALIDPHHARAATAGTPRGGTVYLTAADSSGVMVSMIQSNYMGFGSGVVVPGTGIALQNRGADFTAQQGHPNQVGPNKRPYHTIIPGFLTKDGAPVMSFGVMGGPMQPQGHVQVVARIADHGQNPQAACDGPRFRWAHDRQVYCEAGFPATTLDGLRQRGHELATTDDYNQFGSCQAIWRLDDGYLAVSDPRRDGQAAGF; from the coding sequence GTGCAACCCTTCGGATGGGACCTGCCCTATGCATGGCCGCGCAAGCCGGTCCTGGCGGGCAACGTGGTGTGTACTTCGCAACCACTCGCCGCGCAGGCGGGCTTGAGGATGCTCGCCGACGGCGGCGGCGCGGTCGACGCGGCGATCGCCACCGCAATCGCGCTGGCTGTCGTCGAACCGGTGTCCAACGGGATCGGGTCCGACGCGTTCGCGATTGTGTGGGACGGACGGAAACTGCACGGGCTCAACGCTTCCGGTCGCTCGCCCGCGGCGTGGACGCCGGAGTACTTCGGCGCCGCAGGTGTTCCCCCGTTCGGGTGGAATTCGGTAACGGTTCCCGGGGCGGTGTCGGCGTGGGTGGAACTGCACGCGAAGTTCGGCAAGCTGCCATTCGAGCGACTCTTCGATCCGGCGGTCTCCTACGCGCGCAACGGTTTTCTGCTGTCGCCGACGATCGCGCAGCAGTGGGCGGCGCAGGTTCCGCTGTTCGAGGGGCAACCCGGCTTCGCGGAGAGCTTCCTGCCAGGCGGACGCGCGCCGCACGCCGGCGAACTGGTAAAGCTGCCGGGCCATGCCGCCACCCTCGAGTCGATCGCCGACACCCGAGGCGAGACGTTCTACCGCGGAGAACTCGCCGAGAAACTCGAGGCGCACTCGACCGCGAACGGCGGGGCGATGCGGGTGGCCGATCTGAGCGCGCATCACGCCGACTGGGTCGATGTCATATCCGGCCAATACCGCGGCTACACAGTGCACGAGATCCCGCCTAATGGCCAGGGCATCGTCGCGCTGATCGCGCTCGGCATCCTGGAGCACTTCGAGATGGATTCGCTCCCAGTCGATTCCGCTGAGAGCGTGCACCTGCAGATCGAAGCGGTGAAGCTGGCGTTCGCCGACGCGCAGGCCTACGTGTCCGACATCGACACCATGCCGCTGCGCCCGGACGACCTGCTCGACCCCGGCTATCTGCGCGAGCGCGCCGCGCTCATCGACCCGCACCACGCCCGAGCGGCGACGGCCGGTACGCCCCGCGGTGGCACCGTGTATCTCACCGCCGCCGATTCGTCGGGTGTGATGGTCTCGATGATCCAGTCGAACTACATGGGCTTCGGCTCGGGCGTAGTGGTGCCCGGCACCGGCATCGCCCTACAGAACCGTGGTGCGGATTTTACTGCGCAACAAGGACATCCGAATCAGGTCGGGCCCAACAAGCGGCCGTACCACACCATCATCCCGGGCTTCCTGACAAAGGACGGCGCCCCGGTGATGAGCTTCGGGGTGATGGGCGGACCGATGCAGCCGCAGGGCCACGTTCAGGTGGTGGCGCGTATCGCCGACCATGGTCAGAATCCGCAGGCCGCCTGCGACGGGCCACGGTTCCGCTGGGCGCACGATCGCCAGGTGTACTGCGAGGCAGGATTTCCGGCGACGACGCTTGACGGGCTGCGGCAACGGGGTCATGAACTTGCGACCACCGACGACTACAACCAGTTCGGCAGTTGCCAGGCAATCTGGCGACTCGACGACGGCTACCTCGCAGTCAGCGACCCGCGCCGGGACGGCCAGGCGGCCGGCTTCTAG